The Muricauda sp. SCSIO 65647 genome includes a region encoding these proteins:
- a CDS encoding hybrid sensor histidine kinase/response regulator transcription factor, whose product MGKLKAFIISLLFVQSIAAQDIVFEHYGDTDGLSHNTVRSILQDKNGFLWLGTFGGVNRFDGHDFKVYHAQPDNPQYLRDDDITKLALDKNEKLWIGTSKGLTRFCLRSGTFTTFLPDSTNLNSISGSKVRAVFVDDRDRVWAGTKFKGLCFYDQSQEQFIKINIEDVQHVRAITQTRDKKMWIGTFKHGIYSFDIDSGNNLTNLKNYILQYSDKDSDVNPGVYFIYEDDKGDIFAGTQEGLGKLDKSSNSFELVQQKDPDFFRCITQGPDKKYWIGTQNGVIACDALEDIAEGKYKRHLPDMLNTNSLVNNYISALFFDKSGVLWIGTENGLEKYDPFGNQFKLISESAFSTRVPPVVSSFGKTHDGQLLIGTHFNGIYLANGTKVKKIFDVEQRIASIYSLDQKIFYIGMWDGKVYCYNHDFKTIKEVRLGFENGPIFSFYQREPDKLLVGTKGKGLWQYDFGTKKCIPLAKESLGTEEINKIVGSRYGLLWIATENGVFRYDEINGQVKRYGHDDNVENGLTNNKVKDIAIDQDGRVWAATRHGLNFYDPQRDRFLAKDAPKELKNIWVTDIGIDSTGHMWLNMNYNQIAKYNPRTDDFRIFFVNNGVRSNIYNKRGFLFYDDSRIYLGGDNGVIYFSPLEISENHLAPQPLITEFKIAHREVLPGTVINGQKLLTEDLNYAKRIALDFDNRNFSLKFAMPSYVRERSNQYEYKLEGFDEDWIAVNSASRTVRYTNLYPDDYVFKVRAGNSNGYWSGENSYDISISPPFWLTYKAVLLFLFFASVIFYFIRREIKNRLRLKRELLMVKVKREHDEKLNNEKLRFFTNISHELRTPLTLILGPVKQLIEEGEENGNKYQLNRFNLIHQNTNRLLGLVNQILDFRKAQTGELKLKVTQTDIMLHTQNTFASFKQLASNKKIHYNLSAEEEEIIGWVDHDKFDKILYNLLSNALKFTPNHGHVDVYIGLKDNPMGWLVVEVSDNGIGIPVESHKKIFRRFYQAANSKENNTGTGIGLALVKSLTELHKGTINLQSTHGQGSIFTLELPIARKFYKETEVFEYSAKPKEAESVQVQSAKKIIQSTHLKEKILVIEDNGELRSYLVDYLSDYYKVYQAENGEEGLALCRQIRPVLCVADVMMPVMDGHRFCEALKNDEFISHIPVILLTALSENEDKIKGYDVGADGYLVKPFDPSLLKSRIENIIRTRLELKAKFSGEVESEVGLLTNSPIDEEFMRKVTDLVHINLNNPKLTTTFLCRELGMSSSKLYRKIKELTDLAPNEFIRTVRLKKSAQLLKTKKYNVSEVTDYIGFNDPLYFSRCFKKQFGFPPSKLIK is encoded by the coding sequence GTGGGAAAGTTAAAAGCATTTATAATCAGTCTTTTATTTGTTCAGTCAATAGCTGCACAAGATATTGTCTTTGAACATTACGGAGACACTGATGGCCTGTCACACAATACCGTTCGATCTATCCTACAAGATAAAAATGGTTTTTTATGGTTGGGCACCTTTGGGGGCGTTAACCGATTTGACGGGCACGATTTTAAAGTGTACCATGCCCAACCAGACAATCCCCAATATCTTCGAGACGACGACATCACCAAATTGGCCCTGGACAAAAACGAAAAACTTTGGATCGGTACCAGCAAGGGGCTTACACGATTTTGTTTGCGATCCGGAACCTTCACTACTTTTTTGCCCGATTCCACCAACTTGAACAGTATAAGTGGCAGCAAGGTGCGGGCGGTTTTCGTGGATGATCGTGACAGGGTATGGGCGGGCACTAAATTCAAAGGCCTCTGTTTTTATGATCAATCCCAAGAACAATTTATAAAAATAAACATTGAAGATGTACAACATGTGAGGGCCATAACCCAAACACGTGATAAGAAAATGTGGATTGGAACCTTTAAACATGGCATATATTCCTTTGATATCGATTCTGGCAATAACCTGACGAATCTCAAAAACTATATTTTACAATATTCGGACAAGGACAGTGATGTTAACCCTGGGGTCTATTTTATTTATGAAGATGATAAGGGAGATATTTTTGCCGGAACCCAAGAAGGACTTGGTAAGTTGGACAAATCTTCGAACTCCTTTGAATTGGTGCAACAAAAAGACCCGGATTTTTTTAGGTGCATCACCCAGGGTCCGGACAAGAAATATTGGATCGGTACCCAAAACGGCGTCATAGCATGTGATGCATTGGAGGATATTGCCGAAGGCAAATACAAGCGCCACCTACCCGATATGCTCAATACCAACTCGTTGGTCAACAATTATATTTCCGCGCTGTTTTTTGACAAATCAGGGGTTTTATGGATTGGAACCGAAAATGGGCTGGAGAAATACGACCCCTTTGGCAACCAGTTCAAACTCATTTCCGAGAGTGCGTTTTCCACTAGGGTACCGCCCGTAGTCAGCAGTTTTGGAAAAACCCATGATGGGCAACTGTTGATAGGAACCCATTTTAACGGTATCTATTTGGCCAACGGAACGAAAGTCAAAAAGATCTTTGATGTGGAGCAGCGGATTGCCAGCATCTATTCCCTAGATCAAAAAATATTCTACATCGGCATGTGGGATGGCAAAGTCTATTGCTATAATCATGATTTCAAGACCATAAAAGAAGTACGGTTGGGATTTGAAAATGGCCCTATTTTCTCTTTCTACCAACGAGAACCTGACAAGTTACTGGTCGGAACCAAGGGAAAAGGTCTCTGGCAATACGATTTCGGTACCAAGAAGTGCATACCCTTGGCCAAAGAAAGCCTGGGCACCGAGGAAATCAACAAAATTGTGGGCTCTAGGTATGGTTTGCTTTGGATTGCCACGGAAAATGGTGTTTTCAGATACGATGAGATCAATGGACAGGTGAAACGGTATGGGCATGATGACAATGTGGAAAACGGATTGACCAACAACAAAGTAAAGGATATTGCGATTGATCAAGACGGCCGGGTATGGGCCGCAACCCGACATGGACTCAATTTTTACGATCCCCAAAGGGATCGGTTTCTGGCCAAGGATGCCCCCAAGGAATTAAAGAATATCTGGGTCACCGATATAGGTATCGATTCAACGGGCCACATGTGGCTGAACATGAACTACAACCAGATAGCAAAGTACAACCCAAGAACAGATGATTTCAGGATATTTTTTGTGAACAATGGGGTGCGTTCCAACATCTACAACAAAAGGGGTTTTTTGTTTTATGATGATTCGCGAATTTATCTTGGGGGTGACAATGGGGTGATATATTTTTCGCCCTTGGAGATATCTGAAAACCATTTGGCGCCCCAACCCTTGATTACAGAATTCAAAATTGCCCATCGAGAGGTATTGCCCGGAACGGTCATCAATGGACAAAAGTTGCTGACCGAAGATTTAAATTATGCAAAAAGGATAGCGCTTGACTTTGACAACCGTAATTTTTCCTTAAAGTTTGCTATGCCGTCCTATGTTCGGGAGCGTTCAAACCAATACGAGTATAAACTCGAAGGCTTTGACGAAGACTGGATCGCGGTCAATAGTGCCTCAAGAACGGTCCGGTACACCAACCTATATCCAGATGATTATGTTTTTAAGGTTAGGGCTGGCAACAGCAATGGGTATTGGAGCGGTGAAAATTCATATGATATCAGTATATCCCCACCATTTTGGCTTACCTACAAGGCCGTATTGCTATTTCTGTTCTTCGCCTCTGTGATTTTCTATTTTATCAGAAGGGAGATAAAGAATAGATTAAGGCTAAAGCGAGAACTGCTTATGGTGAAGGTGAAACGAGAGCATGATGAAAAGCTGAACAACGAAAAACTACGGTTCTTCACCAATATTTCCCACGAGCTGCGAACCCCATTGACCCTTATCTTGGGACCCGTAAAGCAATTGATTGAAGAAGGGGAGGAAAATGGGAACAAATACCAGTTGAACCGTTTCAACCTTATCCACCAAAATACCAATCGGCTATTGGGCTTGGTCAATCAAATCTTGGACTTCAGAAAGGCGCAAACGGGTGAGCTAAAGCTAAAAGTGACCCAGACCGATATTATGCTGCACACCCAAAACACATTTGCTTCATTTAAGCAACTGGCCTCCAATAAAAAAATCCATTATAATTTAAGTGCTGAGGAAGAAGAAATCATAGGATGGGTTGACCATGACAAATTCGATAAAATTCTATATAACTTGTTATCCAATGCGTTGAAGTTTACACCCAACCATGGGCATGTAGATGTTTACATTGGCCTAAAAGACAACCCCATGGGCTGGTTGGTCGTCGAGGTGAGCGATAATGGCATCGGAATACCGGTAGAGAGCCATAAAAAAATATTCAGAAGGTTCTACCAAGCCGCCAATAGTAAGGAAAACAATACAGGTACCGGTATTGGGCTAGCTCTGGTCAAATCGTTGACCGAACTTCATAAAGGTACGATCAACCTGCAAAGTACCCATGGGCAGGGCAGCATATTTACCCTAGAACTGCCCATAGCCCGCAAGTTTTACAAAGAGACCGAAGTATTCGAATATTCCGCCAAACCGAAAGAAGCGGAGTCCGTACAGGTGCAATCGGCCAAAAAAATCATTCAAAGCACCCATCTCAAGGAAAAAATCTTGGTCATTGAAGACAATGGAGAACTAAGAAGTTATCTGGTGGATTATCTATCGGATTACTATAAGGTGTACCAAGCAGAAAATGGAGAGGAGGGATTGGCACTATGCCGACAAATAAGGCCCGTACTCTGTGTGGCAGATGTGATGATGCCCGTGATGGATGGCCACAGGTTTTGTGAAGCCCTTAAAAATGATGAATTTATCAGCCATATCCCAGTAATCTTGCTAACGGCACTATCTGAAAATGAAGACAAGATAAAAGGGTATGATGTAGGGGCTGATGGGTATCTGGTAAAACCGTTCGATCCCTCCCTACTGAAGTCCCGGATAGAGAACATCATCCGTACCCGTTTGGAGCTTAAGGCCAAGTTTTCAGGGGAAGTGGAAAGCGAAGTTGGACTTTTGACCAATTCGCCCATCGATGAAGAGTTTATGCGAAAGGTTACGGATTTGGTCCATATAAACTTAAACAATCCCAAGCTCACCACCACTTTTTTGTGCAGGGAGTTGGGGATGAGCTCCTCCAAGTTATATCGCAAAATCAAGGAGTTGACCGATCTGGCCCCCAATGAGTTCATTAGAACAGTGCGCTTAAAAAAATCGGCACAACTTTTAAAAACCAAAAAATATAACGTATCGGAGGTTACCGATTATATAGGATTCAATGACCCCCTGTATTTCAGTAGATGCTTTAAAAAACAGTTTGGGTTTCCGCCAAGTAAATTGATTAAGTAG
- a CDS encoding metallophosphoesterase — protein sequence MNVLKSKPVAPILVNLKAIKMVQIGCILCLIGCLSACAERRVMQSEPLKIAFMADVHLHDIYGTFDDIDYSGVKNPATGKYNTIRTMGAQLRSTRLFNENYFAFLAALDDAVERGVSYVVLPGDFSDDGQPLNVRAVRQILDRYSQRYNISFFAITGNHDPVRPFAMPAGKTDFLGEGGRQQVIVSQLELAQKSTNGLLPIVTADIQKMGYDGVLTELKNYGFYPKHDYLYWETPFSDYTPKTYSYEKALPLATLENRTYAISPHGTKIPDASYLVEPVEGLWLLALDGNVYIPEDETKDHPSNPKYYGSASIGYNQVMTHKGHLIPWVEKVVAMAKKQEKMLIAFSHYPMVDFNDDATIEMVKMFGENAFQLHRVPSESIALGFAEAGLQIHFGGHMHINDTGIKTTKTGNTLVNVQVPSLAAYCPAYKIATLRSSEEIEVETIRMDTVPNFQELFPLYKMEQAHLKESLAQDIWDAEILSSDTFGDFTEWHLRELVRLRFLKNDWPKGPKNLLLSLNGAELWAAAKMDSNLFVNGEILNKATLDRVLAEAMREDKTMPWDQLLSWTGFDLMVDFYKIRNGDELALDDIGRDRLQKYLLVLNAFQSAEKEGPQKKIGEFATIFKKMLKGTPSDHFRVDLEKGQVIRVDRQFELK from the coding sequence ATGAACGTGTTAAAGAGTAAGCCGGTGGCACCCATTTTGGTAAACCTAAAAGCTATTAAAATGGTTCAAATAGGTTGCATTTTGTGCCTTATTGGATGTCTATCTGCCTGTGCTGAAAGACGGGTAATGCAATCGGAACCTCTCAAAATTGCTTTTATGGCAGATGTGCATTTACATGACATTTATGGCACTTTTGATGACATTGATTATTCTGGGGTCAAAAACCCTGCGACCGGAAAATACAACACCATACGAACCATGGGGGCACAGTTGCGATCTACCCGGCTCTTCAATGAAAACTATTTTGCATTTTTGGCAGCCTTGGACGATGCGGTTGAACGGGGAGTGTCTTATGTGGTGCTGCCCGGTGATTTTAGTGATGATGGACAACCGCTCAATGTTAGGGCCGTACGTCAAATTTTGGATCGTTATTCACAGCGATATAACATCTCTTTTTTTGCCATCACCGGCAACCATGACCCCGTTAGGCCCTTTGCCATGCCAGCGGGCAAAACAGACTTTTTGGGAGAAGGAGGTCGGCAACAAGTCATTGTGAGTCAATTGGAGCTGGCCCAAAAAAGTACCAATGGTCTTTTGCCCATTGTAACTGCCGATATTCAAAAAATGGGCTATGATGGGGTGCTGACAGAATTGAAAAATTATGGATTTTACCCCAAGCATGATTACCTGTACTGGGAAACACCTTTTTCAGATTATACCCCCAAAACCTATTCCTATGAAAAAGCATTGCCATTGGCAACCTTAGAAAACAGAACCTATGCCATTTCACCCCATGGGACAAAAATTCCGGATGCAAGCTATTTGGTAGAGCCGGTAGAAGGGTTATGGTTATTGGCCTTGGACGGTAATGTTTACATCCCTGAAGATGAAACGAAAGACCACCCCTCAAACCCCAAATACTACGGCAGTGCCAGCATTGGCTATAATCAGGTAATGACCCATAAAGGGCATTTGATTCCGTGGGTTGAAAAAGTCGTTGCCATGGCCAAGAAACAAGAAAAGATGCTTATCGCATTCAGTCACTATCCCATGGTTGACTTTAATGACGATGCCACCATTGAAATGGTCAAAATGTTTGGAGAAAACGCGTTCCAGTTGCATCGTGTTCCTTCTGAATCCATCGCACTCGGATTTGCAGAGGCAGGACTACAAATCCATTTTGGGGGGCACATGCATATCAATGATACGGGAATTAAGACCACCAAAACGGGCAATACATTGGTCAATGTTCAGGTTCCTTCCCTGGCAGCCTATTGTCCTGCCTATAAAATAGCCACTTTACGATCATCGGAAGAAATAGAGGTAGAGACCATTCGGATGGACACGGTTCCAAATTTTCAGGAACTTTTTCCGCTCTATAAAATGGAACAGGCCCATTTAAAAGAATCCTTGGCCCAAGATATTTGGGATGCCGAAATTCTTTCGTCAGACACCTTTGGTGATTTTACCGAATGGCATTTAAGGGAACTGGTACGGTTGAGGTTTTTGAAAAATGATTGGCCCAAAGGGCCAAAAAACCTGCTTTTGTCCCTAAATGGCGCAGAGTTATGGGCTGCCGCTAAAATGGATTCAAATTTGTTTGTGAACGGTGAAATTTTAAATAAAGCAACCTTAGATCGTGTGTTGGCCGAGGCAATGCGTGAAGATAAGACAATGCCATGGGATCAATTGCTGTCTTGGACAGGTTTTGACCTAATGGTGGACTTTTATAAGATTCGAAACGGGGATGAATTGGCTTTGGACGATATTGGCCGAGATCGATTGCAAAAATATTTGTTGGTATTGAATGCGTTCCAATCTGCGGAGAAGGAAGGGCCGCAAAAAAAGATTGGGGAATTTGCAACGATTTTTAAAAAGATGCTGAAGGGTACGCCCTCCGATCATTTTAGGGTAGATTTGGAAAAGGGGCAGGTAATCAGAGTTGATCGACAATTTGAATTAAAATGA
- a CDS encoding phosphatidylinositol-specific phospholipase C1-like protein, producing MKPKTNRMILQWALTVLLVACSREEPLKWNQIQVIGSHNSYKIAIEEPLLQYLRIKDSSAAKGLQYEHPSLRTQLDLGLRNLELDVFHDPVGGRYAHPKGLDIVQGMEMLPRPFDLKKDLLRPGLKMFHIQDIDFRSHHLLFKNGLVAIKKWSAEHPDHTPIVILINAKDQTVDGTTKPLPFSKNALDSIDQEIRSVFKDEDLITPDFVRSTHPTLEEAVLQSGWPDLDEVRGRILFVLDENEEKIGRYLQGFPNLHKAAMFVNSKEGNPEAGFRIINDPVHNFDYIKKLIQKGYMVRTRADAGTKEARNLDYTRFEKAKASGAQVISTDYYIVTTLFPSGFQVIFDDGTYERVKE from the coding sequence GTGAAACCAAAGACAAACCGTATGATATTGCAATGGGCCCTGACTGTTCTACTGGTGGCCTGTTCACGGGAAGAGCCTCTTAAATGGAACCAAATTCAGGTAATAGGCAGCCATAATAGCTATAAAATCGCCATTGAGGAGCCTTTGTTGCAGTATCTACGGATAAAGGACAGCAGTGCTGCAAAGGGCTTGCAATATGAACATCCTTCATTAAGAACACAATTAGATTTGGGACTAAGAAATTTAGAGCTGGATGTATTTCATGACCCCGTTGGTGGCCGTTATGCCCATCCCAAGGGACTCGACATTGTTCAGGGCATGGAAATGCTACCAAGACCATTCGATTTGAAAAAGGACTTGCTCAGACCGGGTCTAAAAATGTTCCATATCCAAGACATCGATTTTAGAAGTCATCATCTGCTTTTCAAAAATGGATTGGTTGCCATTAAAAAATGGAGTGCCGAACATCCAGATCATACCCCAATCGTTATTCTGATCAATGCCAAGGACCAGACAGTGGACGGAACCACCAAACCCTTGCCCTTTTCAAAAAATGCACTAGACAGTATAGACCAAGAAATCAGAAGTGTTTTTAAAGATGAAGATTTGATTACCCCAGATTTTGTAAGGAGTACCCACCCAACTTTGGAGGAAGCCGTATTGCAGTCGGGATGGCCGGATCTTGATGAGGTCAGAGGCCGCATCTTGTTTGTTTTGGATGAAAATGAAGAGAAAATCGGTCGATATCTACAAGGTTTCCCAAACTTGCACAAAGCCGCTATGTTTGTCAATAGCAAGGAAGGAAATCCGGAGGCCGGTTTTCGAATTATCAATGATCCTGTCCACAACTTTGACTATATCAAGAAGCTGATCCAAAAAGGCTATATGGTCAGAACACGTGCAGATGCAGGTACCAAAGAGGCCAGAAACCTTGATTACACAAGGTTCGAAAAGGCCAAAGCCTCGGGCGCACAAGTGATTTCCACAGATTATTATATTGTTACGACCCTGTTTCCCTCTGGTTTTCAAGTGATTTTTGATGATGGAACCTATGAACGTGTTAAAGAGTAA
- a CDS encoding GH92 family glycosyl hydrolase: protein MKDIFFKARLQTHHGMAMVSLALFLVLGCETTGDTTQKSLVPYVNPLIGTAPATTTSALKHGHGKENNAQVVPYVTVPFGMTNWTPQTKATETKCHAPYYYTDSIIQGFRGSHWLSGSCVQDYGSMTIMPISGDLKCLPQVRGSKFSHKKERATPFVYEVELEDYDVTVEMTATKRSGLFKFTYNKSGDAHVVVNPNSDEGEGFVQILPESNEIVGYNPVHRIYQGWGEPAGFSGYFVVRFARNFKSYGVYHQNDILEEAIQIANKKNIGGYASFTVKPGEIIEAVVGTSFTSIDHARSNLEHETHRLNFESAKANLKTTWESLLAKVRVEGGSEKDKTTFYTALYHSYLQPRTFNDADGTYTSFAGGQQLLNTGGSDHFTDFSMWDTYRASHPLFNLLTPTANAQMMNSLFLMAEQGGWLPIFPCWNHYTSAMIGDHVIATVADAYVKGVIDLSDQQYAYLLKNAFESPEDFEAYKQGKGRRALESYLKYGYVPLEDPVEESFHINEQVSRTLEYAFDDFALSRVAKKRGDIEQAEILTVRARNYRHVYSVQDSCVRGKYANGSFIADFDKYVRQPFITEGTPYQYTWYVPHDVHGLVKLMGGEKGFNQNLDNFHMAGQYWHGNEPGHQIPFLYNFSGEPWKTQKLVDHIMKTEYSSEVGGLSGNDDAGQMSAWYVFAALGFYPVAPSVPEYVISGPHFDKITIALENGKELVINAPGASKGKKYIQSLKVNGVPITKNYLNHFDMMDGGVLDFEMGEQPNQSWGTQKEDRPFSLTD, encoded by the coding sequence ATGAAGGATATCTTTTTCAAGGCTCGATTACAAACCCATCATGGGATGGCCATGGTAAGTCTGGCCCTTTTTTTGGTGCTGGGTTGTGAAACAACGGGCGATACCACCCAAAAGTCGCTGGTACCCTACGTCAATCCCCTTATTGGCACAGCGCCTGCCACTACCACAAGTGCCCTAAAACATGGGCATGGTAAAGAGAACAACGCCCAAGTGGTACCTTATGTGACCGTACCCTTCGGAATGACCAACTGGACACCCCAGACCAAGGCGACCGAAACCAAATGTCATGCCCCCTACTATTACACAGATTCCATTATCCAAGGATTTAGGGGAAGTCATTGGCTCAGTGGCTCATGCGTGCAAGATTATGGCAGTATGACAATTATGCCCATCTCGGGGGATCTTAAATGCCTTCCTCAGGTAAGGGGATCCAAGTTTTCCCATAAAAAAGAAAGGGCCACCCCTTTTGTCTATGAAGTAGAGTTGGAAGACTATGACGTGACCGTTGAAATGACTGCCACCAAACGTTCCGGTCTTTTCAAATTTACCTATAACAAATCGGGCGACGCCCATGTGGTGGTAAATCCCAACAGCGATGAAGGGGAAGGTTTTGTGCAGATTTTGCCCGAATCAAATGAAATTGTGGGGTACAACCCCGTGCATCGCATTTATCAAGGCTGGGGTGAACCTGCCGGATTTAGCGGATATTTTGTAGTTAGGTTTGCCCGAAATTTTAAGAGCTATGGAGTTTACCATCAAAATGACATCTTGGAAGAGGCAATACAAATTGCCAATAAAAAGAACATTGGGGGTTATGCTTCCTTTACGGTGAAGCCCGGCGAAATCATTGAAGCCGTTGTGGGCACCTCTTTTACCAGTATAGACCATGCCAGAAGCAACCTTGAGCACGAAACCCATCGTTTGAATTTTGAATCGGCCAAGGCCAACCTAAAAACCACTTGGGAAAGCCTATTGGCCAAGGTCAGGGTGGAAGGCGGTAGCGAAAAGGACAAAACAACATTTTATACCGCTCTATACCACAGCTATTTGCAGCCCAGAACCTTTAATGATGCGGATGGTACTTACACAAGTTTTGCAGGTGGACAACAATTGCTCAATACTGGTGGGAGCGACCATTTTACCGATTTCTCCATGTGGGATACCTACAGGGCATCGCATCCGCTGTTTAACTTGCTTACCCCCACCGCAAATGCGCAGATGATGAACAGTTTGTTCCTTATGGCCGAACAGGGCGGTTGGCTTCCCATATTTCCCTGTTGGAATCACTATACCTCGGCCATGATTGGCGACCATGTGATAGCCACCGTGGCCGATGCCTATGTCAAGGGAGTGATTGACCTTTCCGACCAACAATATGCCTATCTTCTAAAAAATGCCTTTGAATCGCCTGAAGACTTTGAAGCGTACAAACAAGGGAAGGGGCGCCGAGCCTTGGAATCCTATCTTAAATACGGTTATGTGCCGTTAGAGGACCCGGTAGAGGAATCCTTTCATATAAACGAACAGGTATCAAGAACACTTGAATATGCCTTTGATGATTTTGCATTGAGCCGTGTCGCAAAAAAAAGGGGTGACATAGAGCAGGCAGAAATTTTGACAGTACGGGCGAGAAACTATCGCCATGTCTATAGCGTGCAGGATTCCTGTGTTCGGGGCAAGTATGCCAATGGCAGCTTTATTGCGGATTTTGACAAGTATGTGCGACAACCCTTCATCACCGAGGGAACACCCTACCAATACACCTGGTATGTTCCCCATGATGTTCATGGCCTTGTGAAGCTTATGGGAGGCGAAAAAGGGTTCAACCAAAATCTGGACAATTTTCATATGGCGGGCCAGTATTGGCATGGTAACGAGCCGGGACACCAAATTCCCTTTTTGTACAATTTTTCAGGAGAGCCTTGGAAGACCCAAAAGCTGGTGGACCATATCATGAAAACGGAATACAGCAGCGAGGTGGGGGGCCTTAGCGGTAATGACGATGCCGGGCAGATGTCGGCTTGGTACGTTTTTGCGGCCCTAGGGTTTTATCCTGTGGCACCTTCAGTACCGGAGTACGTGATTTCAGGGCCACATTTTGATAAGATTACCATTGCTTTGGAGAATGGCAAAGAGTTGGTAATCAATGCCCCGGGGGCATCTAAAGGCAAAAAGTATATTCAATCGCTTAAGGTGAACGGCGTTCCAATCACCAAAAATTACTTGAACCATTTTGATATGATGGATGGCGGCGTACTCGATTTTGAAATGGGGGAACAGCCTAATCAAAGCTGGGGAACCCAGAAAGAAGATAGACCGTTTTCCCTGACCGATTAA